A single Sylvia atricapilla isolate bSylAtr1 chromosome 11, bSylAtr1.pri, whole genome shotgun sequence DNA region contains:
- the TPRA1 gene encoding transmembrane protein adipocyte-associated 1 gives MFQSMMSVMTLSVSDNSTHSTALVTALDNVTTLSPMTTHVINDTNITVPHKCLLLLYEDIGKSRVRYWDLLLLVPNVLFFIFLLWKLPSARAKIRVTSSPIFTTFYILVFVVALVGIARAVVSMTVSASDAAMVADKILWEITRFFLLAIELSVVILGLAFGHLESKSSVKRVLAITTVLSLAYSVTQGTLEILYPDAHLSAEDFNIYGHGGRHFWLASSCFFFLVYSLVVILPKTPLKDRISLPSRKSFYIYAGILALLNLLQGLGSALLCVDIIEGLCCVDATTFLYFSFFAPLIYVAFLKGFFGSEPKILFSYKCQVDEPEDVDVHLPHPYAVAKKEGMDSGFYSNTQIDTTAYLDDVASMPYHVGSINSIDSDRWKSINA, from the exons ATGTTCCAGTCCATGATGTCGGTGATGACACTCTCCGTGTCTGACAACAGCACACATTCCACTGCGCTGGTGACAGCGCTGGATAATGTGACAACTCTCTCTCCGATGACAACACACGTGATCAACGACACCAACATCACAGTGCCACACAAGTGCCTGTTGCTGCTCTATGAGGACATCGGGAAGTCCAG AGTCCGCTACTGGGATCTTCTGCTCCTCGTTCCCAATGtgcttttctttatatttcttctctggaagctgccctctgccagggccAAAATCCGGGTCACTTCCAGCCCAATCTTCACTACATTCTACATACTA GTATTTGTGGTGGCTTTAGTTGGCATTGCCCGAGCTGTTGTCTCCATGACTGTGAGTGCCTCTGATGCTGCCATGGTTGCTGACAAG ATCCTGTGGGAGATCACGAGATTCTTCCTTCTGGCAATTGAACTGAGTGTGGTGATTCTAGGCCTTGCCTTTG GTCACCTGGAGAGCAAGTCGAGTGTGAAACGTGTGCTGGCAATTACCACTGTGCTGTCTCTGGCATATTCTGTCACCCAG GGTACCCTGGAAATCCTGTACCCTGATGCTCACCTCTCAGCAGAGGACTTCAATATCTATGGCCATGGAGGAAGACACTTTTGGCTTGCCAGCTCCTGTTTCTTCTTCCTA GTCTATTCCTTGGTGGTGATTCTTCCAAAAACTCCTCTGAAAGACCGGATTTCTTTGCCCT CCAGGAAGAGTTTTTATATTTATGCTGGCATCCTGGCACTGCTGAACCTGTTGCAGGGCTTGGGCAGTGCCCTCCTCTGTGTGGATATCATAGAAGGACTGTG CTGTGTTGATGCTACCACGTTCCTTTACTTCAGCTTCTTTGCACCTCTCATCTATGTGGCATTCCTGAAAGGTTTCTTTGG GTCTGAACCGAAGATCCTTTTCTCCTACAAATGTCAGGTGGATGAACCTGAGGATGTGGATGTGCACCTACCCCACCCTTACGCTGTTGCCAAGAAGGAAGGAATGGATTCTGGGTTCTACTCAAACACACAGATTGACACCACAGCCTACCTGGACGACGTGGCCTCTATGCCATACCACGTGGGCAGCATCAACAGCATAGACAGTGACCGCTGGAAATCCATCAATGCCTGA
- the MCM2 gene encoding DNA replication licensing factor MCM2 — protein MADSESQSAVTSPARSSRRGDAFTSSPGRDLPPFEDESEGLLGTEGLPEEEGEGEELIGEGMERDYRPIPELDVYEAEGLALDDEDVEELTASQREAAERVMRQRDRELEQGMGRMRRGLLYDSDDEDEDRPARKRRLAERAAEGMEDEDEDMIESIENLEDMKGHSVREWVSMAAPRLEIYHRFKNFLKTHVDEHGHNVFKERISDMCKENRESLVVNYEDLAAQEHVLAYFLPEAPAEMLKIFDEAAKEVVLAMYPKYDRIAQEIHVRISHLPLVEELRSLRQLHLNQLIRTSGVVTSCTGVLPQLSMVKYNCSKCNFILGPFFQSQNQEVKPGSCPECQSLGPFEINMEETVYQNYQRIKIQESPGKVAAGRLPRSKDAILLADLVDSCKPGDEIELTGIYHNNYDGSLNTANGFPVFATVILANHIAKKDNKLAVGELTDEDVKVIVRLSKDEQIGEKIFASIAPSIYGHEDIKRGLALALFGGEPKNPGGKHKVRGDINVLLCGDPGTAKSQFLKYVEKASSRAIFTTGQGASAVGLTAYVQRHPVSKEWTLEAGALVLADRGVCLIDEFDKMNDQDRTSIHEAMEQQSISISKAGIVTSLQARCTIIAAANPIGGRYDPSLTFSDNVDLTEPIISRFDILCVVRDTVDSVQDEMLARFVVGSHVKHHPGSKEAVNGDTNEVILPNTYGVDPIPQEILRKYIIYAKEKVHPKLNQMDQDKVARMYSDLRKESMATGSIPITVRHIESMIRMAEAHARMHLRDYVVEDDVNMAIRVMLESFIDTQKFSVMRSMRKTFSRYLSFKRDNNELLLFILKQLVAEQVMYQRNRYGAQQDTIEVPEKDLVDKARQINIHNLSAFYDSEVFKMNRFSRDVKRKLIVQQF, from the exons ATGGCG GACTCCGAGTCGCAGTCAGCGGTGACCAGCCCCGCGCGCAGCTCCCGCCGCGGCGATGCCTTCACGTCCAGCCCCGGTCGGGACCTGCCTCCCTTCGAGGATGAGTCCGAGGGGCTCCTGGGGACCGAGGGGCTCCCcgaagaggagggagaaggggaagagctCATTGGGGAAGGGATGGAAAG GGACTACCGCCCCATCCCGGAGCTGGATGTGTATGAAGCAGAGGGCCTGGCCCTGGATGATGAGGACGTGGAGGAGCTGACTGCCAGCCAGCGGGAAGCCGCCGAGCGCGTGATGAGGCAGCGGGACCGcgagctggagcagggcatgGGCCGCATGAGGAGGGGGCTGCTCTACG ACAGTGACGATGAAGACGAAGACCGTCCTGCACGGAAGAGGCGGCTGGCAGAGCGAGCTGCTGAAGGCATGGAAGACGAGGATGAAGACATGATTGAGAGCATTGAGAACCTGGAAGACATGAAAGGGCACTCAGTGAGGGAGTGGGTTTCCATGGCAGCTCCCCGGCTTGAGATCTATCACCGCTTCAAGAACTTCCTGAAGACCCACGTGGATGAACATGGGCACAATGTCTTCAAGGAGAGGATCAGTGACATGTGCAAAG AGAACAGAGAGAGTCTGGTGGTGAACTATGAGGATCTGGCAGCCCAGGAGCATGTCCTTGCTTACTTTCTGCCTGAGGCCCCAGCAGAGATGCTGAAGATCTTTGATGAAGCAGCCAAGGAAGTGGTGCTGGCCATGTACCCCAAGTATGATCGAATTGCTCAGGAGATCCATGTCCGTATCTCCCACCTCCCTCTGGTGGAGGAGCTGCGGTCACTCAG GCAACTGCACTTAAATCAGTTGATCCGGACCAGTGGAGTGGTGACAAGTTGCACAGGGGTCCTGCCTCAGCTCAGCATGGTCAAATACAACTGCAGCAAGTGCAACTTCATCCTAGGACCCTTTTTCCAGTCACAGAACCAGGAGGTGAAACCTGGTTCCTGTCCAGAGTGTCAGTCTCTTGGCCCGTTTGAAATCAACATGGAGGAG acagtCTATCAGAACTACCAGCGCATCAAGATCCAGGAGAGCCCTGGGAaggtggctgcaggcaggctgcCGCGCTCCAAGGATGCCATTCTCCTCGCTGATCTGGTGGACAGCTGCAAGCCAGGAGATGAGATT GAGCTGACAGGGATCTACCACAACAACTATGATGGCTCCTTGAACACTGCCAATGGGTTCCCCGTGTTTGCAACTGTGATCCTGGCCAACCACATCGCCAAGAAGGACAACAAGCTGGCTGTTGGGGAACTGACTGATGAAGATGTGAAAGTGATTGTGCGTCTGTCCAAGGATGAGCAAATTGGGGAGAAG ATTTTTGCCAGCATTGCTCCATCTATTTATGGACATGAAGATATCAAAAGGGGCTTGGCTTTAGCTCTCTTTGGTGGAGAGCCCAAAAACCCAG GTGGCAAACACAAAGTCCGTGGTGACATCAATGTGCTTCTGTGTGGAGACCCTGGTACTGCAAAATCACAGTTTCTTAAATACGTAGAGAAGGCGTCAAGCAGGGCAATTTTCACCACTGGCCAGGGTGCTTCTGCTGTGGGCCTCACAGCCTATGTGCAGAGGCACCCCGTCAGCAAGGAGTGGACTTTGGAGGCAGGAGCCCTCGTGCTGGCTGACAGAGGTGTCTGTCTGATTGATGAATTTGACAAG ATGAATGATCAGGATAGGACCAGCATCCATGAAGCCATGGAACAGCAAAGCATTTCCATCTCCAAAGCAGGCATTGTCACATCCTTGCAAGCTCGCTGCACCATCATTGCTGCTGCCAATCCCATAG GTGGGCGATATGACCCGTCGCTGACGTTCTCAGACAACGTAGACCTGACAGAGCCCATCATCTCTCGATTTGATATCCTGTGTGTGGTGAGAGACACGGTAGACTCGGTGCAG GATGAAATGCTTGCCCGGTTTGTTGTTGGCAGCCATGTCAAGCACCACCCAGGCAGCAAGGAGGCAGTGAATGGGGACACTAACGAGGTCATCCTTCCCAACACCTATGGGGTTGACCCCATTCCTCAAGAGATCCTGAGGAAATACATCATCTACGCCAAAGAGAAGGTCCACCCCAAACTCAACCAAATGGACCAGGACAAGGTGGCCAGGATGTACAGTGACCTCAGGAAGGAGTCTATG GCCACAGGCAGCATCCCGATCACGGTGCGGCACATCGAGTCCATGATCCGCATGGCTGAGGCACACGCCCGGATGCACCTGCGTGATTACGTGGTGGAGGATGATGTCAACATGGCCATCAGGGTGATGCTGGAGAGCTTCATCGACACGCAGAAGTTCAGTGTCATGCGGAGCATGCGCAAG ACATTCTCCCGCTACCTGTCATTCAAGCGAGACAACAacgagctgctgctgttcatcCTGAAGCAGCTGGTTGCAGAGCAGGTGATGTACCAGAGAAACCGCTATGGGGCCCAGCAGGACACCATAGAAGTCCCGGAGAAGGACCTGGTGGACAAG gctCGGCAGATCAACATCCACAACCTCTCAGCCTTTTATGACAGTGAAGTGTTCAAGATGAACAGGTTCAGCCGGGACGTGAAGCGCAAGCTGATTGTCCAGCAGTTCTGA